A stretch of Elgaria multicarinata webbii isolate HBS135686 ecotype San Diego chromosome 5, rElgMul1.1.pri, whole genome shotgun sequence DNA encodes these proteins:
- the DNAJC28 gene encoding dnaJ homolog subfamily C member 28, with the protein MKWFCVVLMRKIQCHIWICSALVPRTDKPVPHRFIYGCRLLSDCKCKNIKDSYRLLQLQKGCSLDDVRNSYRDLAKKYHPDSGSPKADSATFVQIEEAYRVVLNDVAKNIKLREKEDNDEEDKFKSKTPQHRQYLSFEGMGYGTPSQRERQYMQFRVDRASEQVMEYRKQKMERQLAMSDAMLVKDVRQSKKAKITQAIERLVEDLIQESMAKGDFDNLGGKGKPLQKFSDCPHVDPMTHNLNRILIDNGYQPEWILMQKEIRETIEKLRKDMVASRNKLGDPMTPQKEKQWEEVCEQFIENIKALNKRINDFNLVVPILSRQMVHFNAGKEIARAQEIYATQIKKKSRKDTQKTEDENGKASDIKTIFFKVDESDFEERLSR; encoded by the coding sequence ATGAAGTGGTTTTGTGTGGTGCTGATGAGAAAAATACAATGTCACATTTGGATATGTTCAGCGTTGGTTCCAAGGACAGACAAACCAGTTCCACATCGCTTTATCTATGGCTGTAGACTGCTGTCAGATTGTAAGTGTAAGAACATTAAAGACTCTTACAGGCTGCTTCAACTTCAGAAAGGCTGTTCGCTGGATGATGTCAGAAATTCATACCGAGATCTTGCCAAGAAATATCACCCAGACAGTGGATCGCCTAAAGCAGATTCTGCAACTTTTGTGCAAATTGAAGAAGCCTATAGAGTTGTACTTAATGATGTAGCCAAGAATATTAAATTAAGAGAAAAGGAAGATAATGATGAGGAAGACAAATTTAAATCTAAAACACCACAACACAGACAGTATTTAAGTTTTGAAGGTATGGGTTATGGTACTCCAAGCCAAAGAGAAAGGCAGTATATGCAGTTCAGAGTTGATCGGGCTTCTGAACAGGTCATGGAATACCGAAAGCAGAAAATGGAGCGCCAACTTGCTATGAGTGATGCTATGTTAGTTAAAGATGTACGGCAGAGTAAGAAAGCAAAAATTACCCAAGCAATTGAACGGTTGGTTGAAGACCTCATTCAGGAATCTATGGCAAAAGGAGACTTTGATAATCTTGGTGGTAAAGGAAAGCCATTACAAAAGTTTTCTGACTGTCCACATGTTGATCCTATGACTCACAACCTGAACCGGATCCTGATAGACAATGGATACCAACCAGAATGGATTCTCATGCAGAAAGAAATACGGGAAACAATTGAAAAACTAAGGAAGGATATGGTCGCTTCTAGGAATAAACTAGGTGATCCAATGACACCACAAAAAGAGAAACAATGGGAGGAGGTTTGTGAACAGTTTATAGAAAATATCAAGGCATTAAACAAAAGAATTAATGACTTCAACTTAGTTGTCCCAATTCTCAGCAGGCAAATGGTGCATTTTAACGCAGGCAAAGAAATTGCACGTGCCCAGGAGATCTATGCAactcagattaaaaaaaagtccagaaaagacacacagaaaacaGAAGACGAAAATGGTAAAGCATCTGAcattaaaaccattttttttaaagtggatgaATCTGATTTTGAAGAAAGGTTAAGCAGATAG
- the TMEM50B gene encoding transmembrane protein 50B has product MAGFLDNFRWPECECIDWSERRNTVASVVAGILFFTGWWIMIDAAVVHSKPEEMNHAFHTCGVFSTLAFFMINAVSNAQVRGDSYSDGCLGKTGARVWLFIGFMLMFGSLIASMWILFGAYVTQNIDVYPGLAVFFQNALIFFSTLIYKFGRTEELWA; this is encoded by the exons ATGGCAGGCTTCCTAGACAATTTCCGATGGCCTGAATGTGAGTGTATTGACTGGAGTGAAAGAAGAAATACAGTTGCTTCTGTGGTAGCTGGGATCTTG TTCTTTACAGGTTGGTGGATAATGATAGATGCAGCCGTAGTTCACAGTAAGCCAGAAGAAATGAACCATGCATTCCATActtgtggagtgttttccacacTAGCTTTTTTCAT GATAAATGCTGTATCAAATGCTCAGGTGAGAGGAGATAGCTACAGTGATGGATGTTTAGGAAAAACAG GTGCTCGTGTCTGGCTCTTCATTGGTTTCATGTTGATGTTTGGTTCACTTATTGCTTCCATGTGGATCCTTTTTGGAGCATATGTTACTCAAA ATATTGATGTCTACCCAGGATTAGCAGTGTTTTTTCAAAATGCTTTGATATTTTTTAG